In Streptococcus respiraculi, the genomic stretch AGAAACTAGAAGAGGAGGTAGCACATGGCGCTTAGGGTTTATTCATCGGCTTCTTACAATCCAACGACAGGCAAAACACTTGTCGGGATAAAAGAAAGTGATGACAGAGAGACCGTTTTATTCAATGCAACTCTGGATGGTGACCACACAAACGATTCAGACGCAGATTTGATTAAGCTAGCGCTTGATTGGTTCACGCTTCGGTATGTTAAAGCCTTCTCAGACCAGCTCTTAAATGACAAGGTCAATGAAGCGACAAAGGCTGCCAAGGCTTCTCAGGAAGCAGCGGATGAGGCGAAGGCTTCGACTGAGGAAATCAGACAGGCAACGGAGCAGGTCAAGGCGATGGTTCGTACGGTGTCCTTGACCCTTAATGAAGCGTTAGGTATGCTTTTTGAGGACAAAGACAGTGAAGAAGAGATGTCTGATGACGATGAAGAATCGGAAGATACCGCAGAAACAGAGGTAGTTTCAGATGATGAACATGAAACAACTATTGAAAACAATTAAAACGATAACAGAAAGAGGGACAATTATGATGGTTAATTTTTACGCGATGGAAATTTTAGAAGGCTGGATTACAATCGAACAAGTGCCAAAACGCTTTCGTAAGCGGGTGCAGGAGTTGGTGAAGTTGGCTGAAACTGGATTAGATAAAGAGTAGTCGCAAGGCTACTCTTTAAGGGAAGGAGACACTATGCCAGAAAGTATCAAAGCAGAGTTTTTGCTTTGGCTTGTTGGAACAGCTATTCCTTGTATTAGTATGTACATTACAAATAAAGGCAAAATCAAGGAAGCGGAACATCGTATGACTGTCCTTGAAATGAAAGTGGAGCAAGCCGAATCAAAAGCTGCGCATAATGCGACACGTCTTGACG encodes the following:
- a CDS encoding DUF7365 family protein, which translates into the protein MPESIKAEFLLWLVGTAIPCISMYITNKGKIKEAEHRMTVLEMKVEQAESKAAHNATRLDGHDEQYRAMYAIVEQVKHLSTTLEEVKHDVKSLTRKE